A segment of the Actinomyces sp. oral taxon 171 str. F0337 genome:
TCCAGGGTGTCCCACAGACGCAGGGTCTTGTCCGTGGCGTCGGCGAGGAACGAGGCGTCGCCGTCGTAGGGGGTGTAGTTGCGCTGAATGAAGTCGCGGACGTCAATGTCCTCGGTCCACGGTCCGGTAACGAAACCCTCCCAGGCGTCATTGCCGCTCGCCGTGGTGGCAGATGTTGTGACCTCAGTGGTCATCCGTGCCCTCCTCATGTGGGTGACCGGAGAGCCACCCGGTTGTGATCGCCCTTGTGAGGCGAGGCGGCACATCGGCGCGCCGTCGATCTCAGAGTAGAACTCAGAGGATGACCTGTGAGCCACTGGTCCCAAGAAGAGTCGGTTAGATGACTCACAGGCCGATCAATGCCATCGCAATCCAGGACATAAGTCCCTCCATCGACTCCCAGAAAGATACGCCTCACCGGCCCTCAACACTGTCCGGCCTTCGGCAACGGAGAGGAATGGAGCTGCGCTCCCAGCATGTCGACCTATTGAGACGATTAGGACAGGTGTCCCAGCGGATCTCCGCCTTCCTGCCGAAAACAGGGAGCGAGACACCGCCGCCACACCCCTACTCGGTCCCAAGGTCCTGGTTGGTGCGGGCGCCTGCGACGCCATCGGCCGCGATCCGAGCCGCCTCGGCGATATCGGCGGCCCGCATGCCGAAGTCCTCCATCAGCTGAGCGCGCGTGGCGGTGTCGATGAACTGGCGCGGAATACCGATACGGCGGAAGACCGGCGAGCCCCCTGCACCGGTGTGGGCGGCCCGGTAGCCCTCGACCGCATCACGCAGCTGGGAACCGATGCCACCGTCGACCAGCCCGTCCTCGACCACGACGACGACATCGGCGTTGGCGGCGGCCGCCACGAGAGGAGCCGGGGCCGGGATGACCCAGTGCGGATGCACCACAGTCACGGCGCGGTCCTCCTGCTGAAGGATCCGGCCGGCCTCGTAGGCCTCGGGGGCCATGGCCCCCACGCCCACCAGCAGGATCCGCGCAGTGCCGGTCGGCCGCAGGCTCTCGAGCAGGACATCAACGACGTCGAAGGCGCACGGGGACAGCGCCTCCTTCTGCACCGGCTCCTCGCCACACCCTGACTCATCCGGTCCCCCGCTGAGACGGCGCACCGCCGTCAGCGGCTCGGGCAGAGCACCCTTGGGGTAGCGCACGACGGCGGGCGCATCGTCAATGCTCACGGCCAGCCGCAGGCTCTCGCGCAACGTCGTCTCATCGCGGGGCGCTGCCAGGCGCAGACCCGGAACATGCGCCAGCAGCGCCATGTCCCACATGCCGTTGTGGCTGGCCCCGTCGGTTCCCGTGATTCCGGCCCGATCAAGGACGATCGTCACTCCCGCTCGGTGCAGGGCGACATCCATGAGCACCTGGTCGAAGGCGCGATTGAGGAAGGTCGCGTAGAGGGCCACCACCGGGTGCATGCCGGCGAAGGCGAGCCCGGCGGAGAAGGTCAGCGCGTGCTGCTCGGCGATACCGACGTCGATGACCCGCTTGGGCATCGCATCCGCCAGGGGCTGGAGGCCCACCGGGGCCTGCATGGCGGCGGTGACCCCGACGATCCGTTCGTCACTGCGCGCCAGGGAGACGATCTCCTCGGCGAAGACGGAGGTCCAGCCGAAGCGCTCGGCCACCACCGGCAGCCCGGTCTCGGGATGAATCTGTCCCACGGCGTGGAAGCGGTCGGGGACGTGCTCCTCGGCCGGGGTGTAGCCCCGGCCCTTCTCGGTGATGACGTGGACGATGACCGGTTCCGCGTACTCACGGGCGCGGGTGAGGGCGAACTCGATGGCCGTGATGTCATGGCCATCGACCGGTCCGGTGTACTTGATCCCCAGGTCCTCGAAGAAGGCCGAGGGGACAAGGACGTCCTTGAGCCCTCGTTTGAGGCCGTGGAGGGCGTCGAAGGCGGCCCGGCCGGGGGCGCCCTGCGACAGGAGCGTCCGCTTAACCCCGGACAGGACCCGCTCATAGCCGGGATTGGTGCGCAGGGCGTCGAGGTGGTGGGCCAGTCCCCCGATGGTGGGGGCGTAGGAACGGCCGTTGTCGTTGACGACGATGACCAGGTGGCGATCTGAGGAGTCGGCGATATTGTCCAAGGCCTCCCAGGCCATCCCCCCGGTCATGGCCCCGTCCCCGATGACGGCGACGACGTGGCGCTCGTCGTGGCCCTGCAGGTGGTTGGCCCGGGCAATGCCGTCGGCCCATGACAGAGAGGTGGAGGCGTGGGAGTTCTCCACGACGTCGTGGACGGACTCAGCCCGCGAGGGGTAGCCGGACAGGCCGCCGCGCTCGCGCAGATCAGTGAAGTCCTGACGGCCGGTGAGCAGCTTGTGGACATAGGCCTGGTGACCGGTGTCGAACACGATGGTGTCCCGCGGTGAGCGGAAGGTCCGGTGCAGGGCGATCGTCAGCTCGACGACACCGAGGTTGGGGCCGAGGTGGCCACCGGTGCGCGCCACTGAGGCGACGAGATGCTGGCGGATCTCAGAGGCGAGCGTCACCAGCTGCTCACTGGTGAGCCGGTCGAGGTCGGCGGGCTTGCGCACGCGGGGCAGGAGCGCCCTACCGGTCTGCCCGGCGGGCCGCCCAGGACGCTCAGCAGCTGCTGGCACGGTGCGCCTCCTTGTCGAAGGTGATGACGAGTCAGTTGTTGTCGTTCATGCGATGGTGCGTCGCTCATGAGCGAGCCGGCGGGTCGCCGAAGCGGCACTCGGGACAGGGTAGCCGTTGCCACGGCGGCGGTGTCTCCTGCAGAGGCTGCTTCTCCGGGCTCCGTGACTGTATGGCCACCCGGGACGATGCCCTGAGCGATCCAAGGGTGCTCAGCATAGAGCCGTCCCGGCCGCTGTGCGGTCGCGTGTCACGCGGGTCACGGCTGAGCACGTAATGTATGCCTTGGGCGTCGAACCGTCCGCGCCCACCGGTCCGCGACGTTGTTCCTGATCGCCCGACCGCCCCTCAGGACTGCCCTCCAGGAGGAACCATGAGCACCACAGCCCCTTTCGGTACCTGGCCCTCGCCCATCACTCCAGGCACCATCACGACCCGGACGGTCCTGCTCTCCCAGGTCCGTGTGGACGGCGGAGACACCTACTGGGTGGAGCAGCGCGCCTCGCAGGCGGGCCGCAACGTGCTGCTTCGCCGTGACGGCGACGGCCAGATCGGTGAGGTGCTTCCGCTGACGCCTGCCGACGAGCTGGTTGATGTGCGCACCCGGGTGCACGAGTACGGAGGACGGGCCTACGCCGTTGACGGCGGGATCATCGTGGTCTCGCACGCTGGGGACGGGCGCCTGTACCGCTACGACGTGGCGCACCGCATGCGCGGCCTGGTCCCCTTGACGATCTACGGAGACGTACGTCACGGCGACCTGGAGATCGATACGGGCCGGGGACTGGTCTACGCCGTCCGTGAGGACCACCGGGGCCACGGCGAGGCCGTGAACACCCTGGTCGCGATTCCCCTGGACGGCTCGGCGGCCCGCGACGACTCCCGCGTGCGCACGCTGGTGTCGGGAACGGACTTCGTGGTCTCTCCGACGCTGTCCCCCGACGGCGAGCATCTGGCGTGGATCACCTGGAACCACCCGGGGATGCCGTGGGACAACGCCTGCCTGCATGTGGGAGACCTCGGCCCAGACGGGACACTCGGCGAGCAGACGCTGGTGGACGGAGGTCACGGGCACTCGGTCTCCGAGCCCCGTTGGACCGAGGAGTGCGAGCTGGTTCACGGGTCCAACGCCTCGGGCTTCTGGAACCTCTATCGCACCGAGGGCTTCCCGGTACGCGGCACCAACCGCACCGGCTGGTCGGAGAAGCTGCGCACCCGGCCGCTGCACCCGGCCGAGGTCACCTTCACCACCCCGGCCTGGCAGCTGGGGCCGCACTCCTTCGACGTGCTCGACTCCGAGCACATCATCACCTCCTGGGCCCGCGACGCGGTCTCGCACCTGGGGACCATCAGGCTCGCCAACGGGGAGCTCGAGGAGTGGAACGTGGGGTGGCAGCCGATCGGCAACGTCGCCTCCAACGCGGGCCGCGTCGTCATGCTGGCATCCAACGAGATGTCGATGCCCAGCATCGTGGAGGTCAAGAACGGCAGTGTGCAGGTGCTGCGTGGCTCAGGCGAGTTCGTCCCTGAGGACACCGGGGTCTCCTTCCCCGAGCCGATCTCCTGGCCTACCAGCGACGGCGCAACCGCCCACGGTTTCTACTACCCACCGACGTCGGCCTCTCACGCAGGCACCGACGGCGAGCTGCCACCGTTGATCGTCAACGTCCACGGAGGTCCGACGGCCACGGCCGTACCCGGCTACGACCTGCGCATTCAGTACTGGACCAGCCGGGGCTTCGGCTACCTGGACGTCAACTACCGCGGCTCCATGGGCTACGGGACGGGCTACCGCAAGGCTCTGGAGGGCAAGTGGGGCGTGTACGACGTCGACGACTGCGTCAACGGGGCCCAGCACCTGGTCGACGCCGGGCTCGTGGACCCACGCCGCATCGCGATCCGCGGCGGTTCGGCCGGAGGCTTCACGGTGCTGTCGGCCATCACCCGCTCCGCCGTGTTCACGGCGGCCAGCTCCTGCTTCGGGGTGACCGATCTCAAGAGACTGGTGCGCACCACCCACAAGTTCGAGTCGCACTACATCGGCCAGCTCATAGGCACCCAGGACATCGACGACCCGGTTCTGGACGAGCGCAGCCCCATCAACCACATCGAGGACATCAGCGTCCCGCTGCTGCTCATCCAGGGCTCGGAGGACCCGATCGTGCCGGCCGAACAGGCCACAGCCATGTATGAGGCCCTCAAGGAGGCCGGCGCGCCGGTGGCCCTGGAGGTCTTCCAGGGTGAGGGCCACGGCTTCCGTCTGGCGGCGAACATCCGACGGCGTTACGAGGCCGAGCTGAGCTTCTACCGGCAGGTGTGGAAGATCGGCGGAGCCTGCTCCGAGCCCGACGGCCAGAGCGAGGAGGAGACCTTCACGGTCAAGGTGGAGAACCTGCACTGATGGATCATGCCTGGAAGAGGCTGTCTCAGCCCCTGTCGCGGCGCGCAGGCAGCCTCTTCCGTCATCATCGCTTCGGCCTCTACATCCTGGCGGTGCTGGTGGGGCTCGCCTCGGGCCTGGGCGCAGTGCTGTTCCGGCTGGGGATCGATGCCTGGTCCCAGCTGCTCAACGGAGCCGACGACTACACCGTGTCGATGGGCCCCTCGGTCGGGCTCCTGGCGCCTTTGGGATCCTGGTTCGTCCTGGTCGCTCCGGTGCTCTCCGGACTCCTCACGGGACCGTTGATGTCCCGACTGGGCCGTACGCCCACTGGCCACGGGGTGGCCGGCGTCATCTGGTCGACGCGCCACGGCGACGGCACTATGGCACCGCTGCCGGCTCTGGCCACGACGACGTCGGCCGCGCTGACGATCGGAGGCGGAGGCTCAGTCGGCCCGGAGGGGCCGATCGCCGAGCTGGGCGCGTCGACGGCGAGCGTCATCGGACGGGGGCTGCGACTGCCCAGGCTCTCGATCCGCCACCTGGCAGCCGCCGGAACGGCCGCTGGGATCGCCGCCGCCTTCAATGCTCCGCTGGCGGGGGCCTTCTTCGCCCTGGAGGTCGTCCTCATGGGCTTCAGCGCCGACGCCTTCATCGTCATCGTCCTGGCCTGCGTGTCCTCGACTGTCCTGTCCCATCACCTCCTGGGAACGACGCTGTCGCTGTCGCTTCCCTACC
Coding sequences within it:
- the dxs gene encoding 1-deoxy-D-xylulose-5-phosphate synthase, giving the protein MPAAAERPGRPAGQTGRALLPRVRKPADLDRLTSEQLVTLASEIRQHLVASVARTGGHLGPNLGVVELTIALHRTFRSPRDTIVFDTGHQAYVHKLLTGRQDFTDLRERGGLSGYPSRAESVHDVVENSHASTSLSWADGIARANHLQGHDERHVVAVIGDGAMTGGMAWEALDNIADSSDRHLVIVVNDNGRSYAPTIGGLAHHLDALRTNPGYERVLSGVKRTLLSQGAPGRAAFDALHGLKRGLKDVLVPSAFFEDLGIKYTGPVDGHDITAIEFALTRAREYAEPVIVHVITEKGRGYTPAEEHVPDRFHAVGQIHPETGLPVVAERFGWTSVFAEEIVSLARSDERIVGVTAAMQAPVGLQPLADAMPKRVIDVGIAEQHALTFSAGLAFAGMHPVVALYATFLNRAFDQVLMDVALHRAGVTIVLDRAGITGTDGASHNGMWDMALLAHVPGLRLAAPRDETTLRESLRLAVSIDDAPAVVRYPKGALPEPLTAVRRLSGGPDESGCGEEPVQKEALSPCAFDVVDVLLESLRPTGTARILLVGVGAMAPEAYEAGRILQQEDRAVTVVHPHWVIPAPAPLVAAAANADVVVVVEDGLVDGGIGSQLRDAVEGYRAAHTGAGGSPVFRRIGIPRQFIDTATRAQLMEDFGMRAADIAEAARIAADGVAGARTNQDLGTE
- a CDS encoding alpha/beta hydrolase family protein gives rise to the protein MSTTAPFGTWPSPITPGTITTRTVLLSQVRVDGGDTYWVEQRASQAGRNVLLRRDGDGQIGEVLPLTPADELVDVRTRVHEYGGRAYAVDGGIIVVSHAGDGRLYRYDVAHRMRGLVPLTIYGDVRHGDLEIDTGRGLVYAVREDHRGHGEAVNTLVAIPLDGSAARDDSRVRTLVSGTDFVVSPTLSPDGEHLAWITWNHPGMPWDNACLHVGDLGPDGTLGEQTLVDGGHGHSVSEPRWTEECELVHGSNASGFWNLYRTEGFPVRGTNRTGWSEKLRTRPLHPAEVTFTTPAWQLGPHSFDVLDSEHIITSWARDAVSHLGTIRLANGELEEWNVGWQPIGNVASNAGRVVMLASNEMSMPSIVEVKNGSVQVLRGSGEFVPEDTGVSFPEPISWPTSDGATAHGFYYPPTSASHAGTDGELPPLIVNVHGGPTATAVPGYDLRIQYWTSRGFGYLDVNYRGSMGYGTGYRKALEGKWGVYDVDDCVNGAQHLVDAGLVDPRRIAIRGGSAGGFTVLSAITRSAVFTAASSCFGVTDLKRLVRTTHKFESHYIGQLIGTQDIDDPVLDERSPINHIEDISVPLLLIQGSEDPIVPAEQATAMYEALKEAGAPVALEVFQGEGHGFRLAANIRRRYEAELSFYRQVWKIGGACSEPDGQSEEETFTVKVENLH